The following proteins come from a genomic window of Oceanimonas doudoroffii:
- the ybgC gene encoding tol-pal system-associated acyl-CoA thioesterase: MSQTPFHWPVRIYYEDTDAGGIVYNANYLKFMERARTEWLRHLGVEQDSLLEQDIAFVVRRVEMDLRRPARFNDALKVTVTVKMLKRASIVFEQEILDDAGLSLVRGEVVIACVNIAQMKPFAIPEPLMGVLSGAR, translated from the coding sequence ATGTCACAGACACCGTTTCACTGGCCGGTGCGTATCTATTACGAAGATACCGATGCCGGCGGCATTGTATATAACGCCAACTATCTGAAATTCATGGAAAGGGCCCGCACCGAGTGGTTGCGCCACCTGGGTGTGGAGCAGGACAGCCTGCTCGAGCAGGATATTGCCTTTGTGGTGCGCCGGGTCGAAATGGATCTGCGTCGTCCGGCCCGGTTCAATGATGCATTAAAAGTCACCGTCACGGTGAAAATGCTCAAACGTGCCTCTATTGTGTTTGAGCAGGAAATTCTGGATGATGCGGGCCTTTCTCTGGTGAGGGGCGAGGTGGTCATCGCCTGTGTGAATATCGCTCAAATGAAACCTTTCGCCATACCTGAGCCGTTGATGGGAGTATTGTCGGGTGCACGCTGA
- the tolQ gene encoding protein TolQ codes for MHADISFIGLFLQASLLVKLVMLALVGMSVLSWALIINRRKVLTSARDDAEQFEDKFWSGADLGRLYHESNARRDSLAGMEQIFHAGFREFVRLQKQGRPQDTILEGTYRTMRVALSREVDRLETNLSVLATIGSISPYIGLFGTVWGIMNAFIALAEIKQATLAMVAPGIAEALIATAMGLFAAIPAVIAFNRFSYQVERLENHLANFMDEFSTILNRQVTTGNQ; via the coding sequence GTGCACGCTGATATTTCGTTTATTGGTCTTTTTCTGCAGGCTAGCCTGCTGGTCAAACTGGTGATGCTGGCCCTGGTGGGCATGTCGGTGCTGTCCTGGGCGCTGATCATCAATCGCCGCAAGGTGCTGACTTCGGCCCGCGACGATGCCGAGCAGTTTGAAGACAAGTTCTGGTCTGGTGCCGATCTGGGACGCCTCTACCATGAGTCCAATGCCCGGCGCGACAGCCTGGCGGGCATGGAGCAGATCTTTCATGCCGGTTTTCGCGAGTTCGTGCGCCTGCAAAAGCAGGGCCGGCCTCAGGACACCATTCTCGAAGGCACCTACCGTACCATGCGGGTGGCGCTGTCCCGGGAAGTCGACCGGCTGGAAACCAACCTGTCGGTACTGGCGACCATCGGCTCCATCAGCCCCTATATCGGCCTGTTCGGTACCGTATGGGGCATCATGAACGCCTTTATCGCCCTGGCGGAAATCAAGCAGGCCACCCTGGCCATGGTGGCCCCGGGTATTGCCGAGGCGCTGATTGCCACCGCCATGGGTCTGTTTGCGGCCATTCCGGCGGTGATTGCCTTTAACCGTTTCAGCTATCAGGTGGAGCGGCTGGAAAACCACCTGGCCAACTTCATGGACGAGTTTTCCACCATTCTCAACCGGCAAGTGACCACGGGTAACCAGTAA